aaataatatgttgtgaatgagaatttatattatatattggtttatcttcagattttatgaatttaactttaactgatatactaattttaggatattcaacatcagttattatttttataatatttttcatattttctaaatgttttttattttcttctaatgtttttcctttatgaaatttaaactcgatagctgctggaccaatatcacttttaaatgcttcggttatctctatatcttttttattatctaatgaattaatataatttcttacatcttccatgtatggtcttttattgtttaatttattttttatgcttataattgtcttctgtttcttatcattatctttatcaaaataatcttcacctaaaatatcattattgatatttctaatatgacttttagattttaaatgttcattatcttttatcactgaatgattgattacatgtatcacatttgtatgtttctttttcattctttaattcatctaatttagattctaatatatcatctttatattctagtttcaattcattctctaaatgtgttttagttttattgtgtcttgctttttgggatttatctatattgatattacacgTTGGgtagtagtacttatttgcttccattttaatactaaattttttattaaaattgattttagaagttattcatttatattttattcatatatatgaatattttaagagtaatagggaatatcttgtttcatatcaaaggttgaaagggctagtgagtaaaaaatgaaaaatatgaaaataataataatttctatttgaattaggagtgaaactcatataaaatgaaaaataaattcgagtgtgcgagaattatttttcattttatatgagtttcgctactaattcaaatagaaattgttattattttcatatttttcattttttatgagctcgacctttcgacctttggtatgaaacaagatattccctattactactCAACACTGCAAGACGATCCCGAAGTTAAGAAAGTCAACACACTGTCCGTCGCAGAAGTGTCAACCACGCTTCCAGACCCTGCCAGATGGTCCTCGTGGATGAAATACAAACGAGTCGTCGCGACAGTAGTCAGGGTTAAGTCGATCCTGATGAAGCGAGACGTCGCGAACACCGACCCGCTGAAAGTTTCAGAGCTCGAAGAGGCGGAAATCCTGATTTTTAAGGCGGCACAAGAAGCAGTGTACGGCGACGAAATAGCTGATTTACGAAGCCACCGACCAATCTCGAGAGCTAGTAAAATACTGGCGCTGACCCCGAAGCTTGATGAGAACGGTGTCTTGAGAGTTGGTGGTCGCCTAAAAAACGCACCGATCGCAGAAGCCGCGAAACATCCGATACTGCTGCCGAAGAACCACGAAGTGACGAGACTAATCATCCACCACTATCACCACCAAATGTTCCACGGTGGTGTAGCAGTAACGATGAACGAAATCCGGCAGAAGTTTTGGATCCCCGAATGTCGTTCGACCGTAAAGAAACTCGTTCGCCGATGCGCCTACTGCATTAAAAGAAGAGCGAAGCCACAGCCGCCGATAATGGCCGATCTACCTGCTGCCAGATTCGACACCGCGAGCCCGTTCAGCAGTGTCGGTATCGACTGCTTCGGCCCGCTCCAAGTGAGAAAGTTCCGTAAGACGGAGAAAAGATACGGGCTGCTTGTAACGTGTCTGGCCACCAGAGCTGTGCACTTGGAAGTTGCGTACTCACTAGACACGGACAGCTTCATAACGGCACTTAGGTGATTCATCGCTAGACGCGGAAAACCGAAGAGAATCTACTCGGACAATGGGACCAATTTCACTGGTGGCGAGAAGGAACTTCGAGACCAGTTGACGAAACTGAACCAGACGAAAATCGCCGATGCAACGTCACAAGATCACATCCAGTGGTATTTCAACCCACCTGCCGCTAGCCATATGGGTGGAGTTTGGGAACGTCTGGTCCAGTCCGTTAAAAGAAACTTGAAAGTGGTCCTGGGAAAACAAATTGTCACCGATGAAGTGCTGCACACCGTGTTTACCGAAGTCGAATCCGTCGTGAATTCGAGGCCACTGACGTACGTCAACTCCAGCCACGACGAACCAGAGGCGATAACACTGAGCCATTTTCTACTCGGCAAGACGAACCCGAACCTACCACCCGGAGTGTTTGACGCTGATGATTTGAACGCCAGAAAACGATGGCGACAGGCCCAGGCACTCACTAATCAGTACTGGGCTCGCTGGACGCGGGAATATCTGCCGACACTTGTCCAGCGAACCAAATGGAAGACCGCAAGCCGAGACCTACAAATCGACGATGTGGTACTACTCGCCGATGACAACCAGCCACGTGGCCAGTGGCCGCTCGGACGTATCATCAATGTCCACCCCGGAAGCGATGGACATGTCTGCTCAGTGGAACTCAAGACGACAAGCGGAGTCTACAGGCGACCGGCGACGAAAGTTTGTCGACTCGACGCCTGAACTGTTTGCGACACGCCGATATCTTATTGCGAACTCTCGATGTTGGACCGATTATCTATTTGCCGCGGATTATCAATGTTTTCGTGGAAGAACAATTACTTTTGTTTGTGTATTTTCGTGATTTACCGTATTTGGACTATACCGGACTTTGGCGCGGGAGGATGTTGTAACCGTTACAACAGTTTATCGGAGTCAGATGGCTATAGTTCGCGTGGACCTGGTTACCACCGAGATCCCGTGTGAACTCGCGTATCATAATCAATAACACGTGtattattttgtttctaacTAGTTTAAGACTGTGCCTGTTCTCtcgtttgtatattttaatccTTTTTATAGTAACATTTTGACAGTTGGTAACATTCTCAACAGATTATAATCATAATTAGTTCCCAGCCTGATTTTGTATAAAAGCCGCAACAAATATCCTGTAAAATCAGTTCCGCTAAATAAATCGCTATAGTCTGAAGAAAGTCTTAAAGTTAGTCATTTCATGACGAAAGGAACGGCTGCTTCAAGGGACAGGACGACTCTGCCTTGCTGCTTCAACCAGGGAACGTGACTCTGGCCGACTCGCTAATTTTGCTTCGCCTGGTGACCCGCCTGGCTTTGCTTCTGCCTTGTCGACCCGCCTGGCTTCTGCTTCTGCCCGGCCTTTGCTTTGGTTCTGTCCGAGAACATATACAGTCCTCCTCGCTCGCTTCCTCACTGCCATCGCCTTTCAGTAGAGTGAGCCCGAAACCCCGTGGTGTTGGACCGAGAACTCTCCCAACAACGAACAAATTCCGATTGTTATCTGAGTCGGAAACtattgagttaaaattagtccATTAACGGTTCACGACTCACTTGTGCTATAAGCTTAAGTCAAAActtcagaactgtagaaccagAGGCTGAGGTCCAGGACTAGTACCGGTATATATTGTATCAAtgtggtttttaaattctttcaaatttcaacttaaAATCCCACCATATAGGCTTTAAGTGCGTATATTTTTCATCGGATACACCTTAGAGTAATCATTTTAATCAGATGTTTACTCCAAGGATAAACACGTTTTTAAACCAGACGCTATTCTTAgccttattctaaaattaattgctCGTTGGAGTAGGTATTATGTAACCGACTTTAGAGTGGAGTGGCGATAGTGAAGTGGTTGTGTGTTATGCTCAGACGTGTTACTGTGATTAACACCTATTTGTTTAGGCACATGGTGTCAACACCTCGAATTTAACTCATCAAGTTAAGCGACCAACAAATCTAAAACGTTGATAAAAGATAatctatatcaaaatatacattttattaccggtattccTAAAAACGTCAGATATGGCAAGATGatatcattgaaaaattatttatacacATCAAAGTTACTAATGTCACATgaatatacaaatttaaaagaCTAATCTTTTCTCCAAACTATGTATCTTTCAACACCGACGAGTCTCTACCGCGAATCCGTCATTTAATTCTTGATATAATTTTTGTCTTTTACATTTCTTTATAgttggttttgattttatcatctCTGATTTTAAAAGCCTTTTACGCTCATAAGACATTTAACAGCAGCATATAGCAATTCTATAGACAAGCAAACAActtaaaaactgtttttaaaGACTGTCAATGGCTGAACCCAATTCAACAGCTGAGCGAGAGATACAGATGATAGAAACATCTTTAAATATCGACAGTTGTTTATCAAAAAGGCACATTCAGATTAATACAGAAAAGTTCTAAAATTTCAGTCTTACAAATAATATAACTGAACCAATCTCGAAAATCTTAACAATAAACTTAACCAACAATTGTTTACCGGTATGTCAAGAAACCTACGCTTTCACAATGAAGTTTCAGGAAACAAATTATGAATACTTGATAATGACAGCATCTCGTTTATCATAATCTGCTTTGTGAAAATGGCCCATGGTAACAAAAAGCCAtgaatgttaaaatatttatcaacgtTACTGAGTACAGCTCATCTTCGTGCACCCTTATGTACAGAACTGCAACAAATGAATCTGGAATTTCATCATATTCCATCATAAAAAGTAACAATATTTGTGAAACATTCCACAATGGTTAAAAAATCTGTATCAGCATTAACAGTGTTAATCCAACAATGAGCAACAAATGTCGATTAACAGTTTTTCCTTACCCACTTCCttaaaacaaaagaaatcCATAAGATCTTAATTCAGGTCTAAATAATTAAACATCATCTTCTAAAAAAAACCATTTTGCTAACTGAAccacaaaataaatcaattcattcatgCAATCTAGACCTTGCATAATCCAGATCACTTAGGTATCATGAAATTCATCCGGTTCGTCATATTTTACATGGTAAGTTAGAATACATACTGGTACATATTCAGTATTAATTCTGTAAGAAGCTTTTTTAAGTGTTAGGGTTTAGAAGAAATCTGGAATAGCAACCAAAACCCAGTCCCACTTTTGACTAGCATTGAATAATGAGGACTCATCGTGTGGCAAGCAAGCATCCAACAGGTTCATTAGGACCGATTTCTTCTCAAGATTCATTTAAAATCCATGCGTTACAGTTTCTTAAATTCtacgaatgatgaataaactGCGAGCAGATACCTTGAGGctaaaaatctagatgaaagtgaaat
This sequence is a window from Tubulanus polymorphus chromosome 9, tnTubPoly1.2, whole genome shotgun sequence. Protein-coding genes within it:
- the LOC141910515 gene encoding uncharacterized protein LOC141910515, which produces MKQDIPYYYSTLQDDPEVKKVNTLSVAEVSTTLPDPARWSSWMKYKRVVATVVRVKSILMKRDVANTDPLKVSELEEAEILIFKAAQEAVYGDEIADLRSHRPISRASKILALTPKLDENGVLRVGGRLKNAPIAEAAKHPILLPKNHEVTRLIIHHYHHQMFHGGVAVTMNEIRQKFWIPECRSTVKKLVRRCAYCIKRRAKPQPPIMADLPAARFDTASPFSSVGIDCFGPLQVRKFRKTEKRYGLLVTCLATRAVHLEVARGKPKRIYSDNGTNFTGGEKELRDQLTKLNQTKIADATSQDHIQWYFNPPAASHMGGVWERLVQSVKRNLKVVLGKQIVTDEVLHTVFTEVESVVNSRPLTYVNSSHDEPEAITLSHFLLGKTNPNLPPGVFDADDLNARKRWRQAQALTNQYWARWTREYLPTLVQRTKWKTASRDLQIDDVVLLADDNQPRGQWPLGRIINVHPGSDGHVCSVELKTTSGVYRRPATKVCRLDA